The Vespula vulgaris chromosome 10, iyVesVulg1.1, whole genome shotgun sequence nucleotide sequence CTGGTATCGAATTATAGCATACGACGCcgtaattatgatataaattgcaaaaaaaagagTGTTCCACCTTGAAAGATATCTCGCGCTTAGACATCAATcgtttttctatcctttcagTTTCATTCGCGGAAAAACTAATATCGACGATCGAAATGTGACAAGCGAGCGAATAATTGGGGACAAAGTACAAGGAGCATTTCTTATCGTTTTCGTCACAAGATCAAACTTTGCTTCAACTTTATCTCTTatctttcaaaatgaaaaattatcgaaaatattatttacatatttcctTCCGACGCATCTAACGTCTCTCGAACGCGCCACTAACGTGCGACTCGAGTGCGCTTTATTTTCCATCTTTCGGAGAGGATAATGCAAAGATCGCGCGACCGATCGCAAGACGTTCCCGTTCGTAACTGGAAATTTCGTGGCGACTGAACGTTTCaaatggagatagagatagatagatagatagatagatagatagagagagagagagagagagagagagagagagagagagagagagaggtaaacacgcgcgcgcgagatATACCGTAATCGACCTTCGTTTCTCGCCAGCGCCGTAAACTTTGGTCGAACTTATTCCACGTAGTTCAAGTAAACACCGTAGGACTTTCGTTTTCGAGAAGAAAGACGTTTACCGAAGCGCATACATCACCTTTCTTTTCCCCCTCGACGATGACTTAAACTTCTCTCTCTGACCCGTGAGATACGATTTCGAAACTCGCGCGAACGCAGTTGCTCGATCTCCGTGCTCGACCGTGCTCGCGAGATCGTTTTCTCTAACGGACTGCGAGATTCTACGACGAACAATTTGACATTATCCTACCATTACCAATACGATGTAATGAGAATagatatagattatatacacgcacacataaaGGGATCCTCTTTTCTCCCCTACCATCGAGTTCCTAGCGATCGACGTTGTTATCGGCAACGCTATCGCTAAGAATGGCCACGGAAAAAAGTGGCTCGTCACCGTTCTATTTGGACTCGCTTATCAACACggatctcttttatttcttttctgttgTCGCCGCGTTTCGTATTTACTTTCTTCGACGAAATAGCGTATTTTCGTAAACATATTTACGACgcaaaaatgataatttttacaaGGAAAGAATCGCTTCCCCGCTAGCGATCGAATGCGACAATACgcatatcgataatattttgaaCTAGGATCGCGCGCTACGTTTACGTCATAAAATTCAATAGAATCTTTGGACGGCTATACATCGGAACATTGACGTCCGGTTCTATAGAGTCGGTCGTAACGATCGATGTTGTgcaaacatataaatattttcgtacTACGAGCGATAGAATCTCGCATACTCGTATCTTCGTTTCTACGTACAATTTCGGCGTAGCGCGTTCGCGATAAGAAACGTCGCTTTTCGTAACGCCAGTTTCCGATCATTCGAGTATCATTCGATCGGATACTATCGAAAACATTTAATTACGCGAGGATATGGCCAAACGCGAACGTGGCGTTAGAAACTTTAATCGGAGCTACTCGACTATCGTATCTTTTATAGATCGAGCGTCTATCGTTTAGCGTAGGAACGCGAAGGAGAAGACGATTAACGCGTCTTTCGGTCGATTTATTGCGCAACGAAGGCGATCCTAGCGTTACATAAGTCGGAAATAGGAAAGAGCGCGTTCTTGGCTCGCGTAGAAATTTGAATCGGACGATTTCGTGGGCTGCGTTTACCAAAGACGTTGGTTTTCGATGCGCCGACGCATATccgccgacgccgacgccgacgGCGACGTCGACAtcgacgccgacgccgacaTCGACGCCGACGCGATACGTCGAATCAGAGCCGTATCGTTCGTTTTGAGACTCGTGAAAACCCATCCGGGAATTAAAACTCGGCTGTTTTCGACTTCACcgggaagagagaaaacggatCGTAACGTTGCGTTGCTCTTCGCGAGAAATAAAGCTGTCCTTTTGGAAAACGCacagaaaatgaaaggaaaaggaaagagaggaaaagaaaggaaagagaaaaataagagcacagaaatttatcgatcgataagaaaaatgtctCTGTTTcctgtaaaaaagaaaatgtcggtATCTTTCTTGAAGTTGAATTCTATCACGCGATTCGTCGGTTGTCGGGACGGCGCCGGAGTCGAGCGCTAACGATCGACGATACGATTGATTGCAGCGAGAtgcgaagaaaacaaaagtaatCGGGAGAAGAAAGTACGGGTCCATCGACGAACGGCGACGTCCCTGCGTGAAAGGGGCGAGAAAGGGGGCGAGCACGACGCCATGTCGACGTTCACCCTCTAGTTCGTTCTCGTTGCAGCCCTCGTCTAAAAGCCGAACTCGAGTCTGAAAAAAGTCgcggaaaagagaaggaaaggtcgagaaaagaaaggagagaaggaaggaaagaagaagtcCCGAAGCTGGATACTCGTAGAAATCACTGGCGAAATCACTCTTGAACGAAGCATTGGGCTATGAATGAAGACCCAACCCTTTCATCTCGAGGTAATTAACTCGTCCTTCGCGATAAAGCTATATCCGTCGATGATCCGCTCGCTCGCTCTGACCGATCCCGGCTCGCTATAGCGGCCCCGTCGGTGTCTACCacgtttcctctttctcgaGCTACCGCGTACGACAATTTCTGATAAAGTGCGGCCTTCAGTATCGgcgaaaatatcgaaaggCACGGAAAAGTCCGATTGTACGCAAGAGAATCTTGGCGCGTTTCTCTCgtcgagcgagcgagcgagcgagcgagcgagagtaCCGAAACGGTACTCTggatttttatgtttcttcgGAACGTCGAATACGACGCACGCGAGTAAGTACCACGTAACGCGCCTTTCATTgattcctttaacttccggaAGTTCGACGTTCGAGTTTACGCACAGTCGCGTTTCTccgaacatttttttatcgccGTTTACTCTCTCGTCGAGAGATAAAGTACGAACGTTTATACGACGGACTCGCCGTTATTTCAGGTTTTGGCAGTCTTGCTATTGTCAGTGATACCCTGGCCAGGTCCGAGCGTTTTTAAGATATCATGCCCCCGCGATCGTGCCTCGGTGGTGAGGAGGATAGTTCACAAGGTAAGGAACGACGCTTCGAACGACGCTTTTCGATCGCGCGAAGGGACAATGTATCGAGCTTCGTCGAGATTTCAGAGGTGGATGCCCATCCTGAAGAAGTATCAAGTGGAATTACCCTTAGAGTGTCCCTTTCACGAAAGTCGAGACATCTTTCGACCTCAGCAACGGGCGAAGCATCAGCACAGACCGTCGCAATGGACCTGCGGCCTCTGCGGCAAGTCTTTCTACGCCGAAAAACATCTCGACGCGCACTTCGATAACAGACATAAAAGTAACGTTAATACGGTAAGTCGTCGCTCGTTTGCATCGATAATCCTTATATATTGCTTTCGACTCGATACGAATGCTTCTATCTGCGAACCGAGTCGCCCACGCGGACTTTGCATCTCTCTGTTACGCTCGAGACGTTTTATCCGAAAAGCCAAAGTTCGCGTTACCTCCCCGGGTCCTGTTCTACGGGAGGAAAAGTATCAAGTATCGATATTCGTACACGGTAATCTCTATACGTATAGGAGAGACGCGATAACGGTAGCGTTGAATGCTTTCTAATCGATATCTCGCCGTCCATCTAAATTGAGAAACGTTGGTCTTTTAACGCGTCACTTTCACTTTTCGCTAAGAGGCATATTACCGCACACTTCGTCGTACGGGTGAGCGCGGAGGGATACGCGTGTGTTTGATGAccgataaaaaaggaaactcgAACGCAgcgaggaaggagagaaggaggaggagggataGAGCGGCTACCGATATCGGCCGCTATTAACCCTCATTAATGACCGCGATTCTACGTCAGACTCGTTTCGAGAATAGCGCACTTAACGATAAATAGGATAAAATTGACTCGCGTCCGACGCTACAATGATCGATACACGTCCTTGTTCTCGGTCTTGAACGAAAGGCGGAGGACGCCGTGTGCCTTGCCGACTACTGCGACATTATGAGATGCGACGTCTTGGGAAATCGTGACTTCGAAAGCTCGatggacgacgaggacgacgacggcggTCATCTCAACACCGACATACAGGTACGCGAAATTCGCTTCGATAGAAATCCGATCGAGTCGGGCAAGACTCGACGAATATTCGATCTGAGAAAGTTAATGCGATCCGATTGCGCAAAGGTGTGGAAGGAGAATACGGAACAGCGCAGTACGTCGGTCGTGCCGTGTTCTCGAGATCTCGCAAGGACCTATCGTccttcgtcctcgtcttccACGGACAAGTCGTGCGCGCTCGCGGCCACGAAAAACGACCTGCAGCGTTCGTACTGTCGACGAGCCGACGCTGATGTCCTAAAAAATCATCGGCTCGCCGATTCCTCTTCTTATCGTCGCAACGAAATCGCTGGTCCTGAGAACAACAGCGACGCATGCgacaacgaggacgacgaggacgaggacgacgaggacgacgaggacgacgaggacgacgaggatgacgatgacgaggaggaggaggaggaggagggggaggaggacgacgaggagaaTCTCGTGGAAGCCGCCCTACCTGCCGTCGATAAGAGGCAAAGACGCAGAAGAATGCATCTTAGGAAACTCAAGTCCAACTGCAAGCCCGAGGAACTTCAAAAGCTCAAGTTACAATGCGAAGTtagctctttctcttcatttatttcgCTCTAACCGATCTTAATTCGAAACGTGAGACCAAGAACGAACGGCCTTGAGAACAAAAGTATCATCGTCGACGACGAAGTCGCGTTAGCACCGTACACTATCGGGCGTCGAATCCTTTGAGCTATATGCGGCATCGAGCTCCTCCCGCTCATTTTCTCTCCGTTTTAGCGACTCATGGAatactgttttttctttcccccgtGAAACGCGTCGACGCTCCTCTCGCACAGGTAGTAGACAATCCGGTAAACGACGAATTCGTTGATCGAttctacgatatatatatatatatatatatatatatatatatatatatatatatatacatatatatatgtgtgtgtgtatctttgTTCGTCCTTGCTCGATTTGCAATATACGTACGTCCGTACCTCGATACGCGTATTTTcttcaaatgaaaaatgatgtaAAATAATGTAGCGTTTGACGCGGCACGAAAAGTCATGTTGCgcctaaaagaaaattcttttattcacAAGCTTTTTGTCGACAGATACTCGTCCGCGATTGTATCGCGGGACTTCTCGCAAATCTCTCGGCACGAGAGTTCCAAGAAATCGAAGGTAGGTGTGACCATGCGGATGATCCGTTTAACgctataaaataagatatatcgaacgtacgttgaaaagaaaagaaaacaagaaaaggtTTATCGTGATTTCTTTGCTCGTTAGGTGAACTGAACCGGGCGATCTGTTGGTATCTCAGTTGCGACAAATACTGGGAGGATACCAAGCGGCAACAACGACAGACACCTTGGTATCTGCTCGCTACGTTTATGGCTCTTTTCTGCACCTCGATTTATGCCTGCTATTACGTCATCTGGGTTCTCTTCAAGTACGTAGTACGTTCGCCGAGGCTGGATAAAAACACCGTTTCTCGACGTTATCGTCGATgatacgaaataatattttatccgGTTCCCCGGTGCTGGCATAGATCCGAGATCGATCTCAGGACCGATTTTACTTTCTCGTTGTACCTTGTAGTACCGCGGACGAAGAGAGGCTCGACCATACGGGAACTTTAGGTTACAACGACGGAAGTCTTACGTCATCGTTGCACGATCAGAGCGGGCATGGCGAGGGTAGATCGGTAGATAGACGAAAAATGGAAGGTGGAGACGATAATCTATCGTCTACGAACGAGGAAATGCCGGATCACTACATATACGTCGCATATCCGCCAGAACTGAAACGTCGTCTCTTGGAAAGGTATCTCTTGGAACTTTATACAGGCTTGCTCTTTGATTACCTACGTGCATACGTACAACGTATgtacgaatcgatcgatgcgATGCTAGCGAGTGCTTCTTTTCGTAGCTGCTACAACAGGACTACCAGATTGTGAGATCGAAACGAAAGAGGACGATATACGTTTCGTATTCACCTTGAACGGGACTGCGCTACGAACGAAGacgctcttttctctctctctctctctctctctctctctctatttgtctgtccgtctgtccgtCTATCTGTCTTCGTGTTTTGTATACCAAGTCTATTCGAATAAACTGCAACTGTACGAGAGGAATTTTCCATCGGTAGAAACGACCAAAAGAGTTCGAGCAAAAAGACCGGCTTTAAAATCTTTCGTGTCGCAATTGAACCTAAAACATCTTTTATTtgtcagaaagaaaaaagaaaagataaggaaaaaagaacggaagaaATGGTATGGTACTATGGTACTGTTAAAAAAATGCAGTTTTGTATAAAGTAGGAGTATCGGACTAGATAGACTAACGGACTAAGTAGTAGACCCTATACCGAGTCTAAAACCAGTATGTCATCTTTATGGAACCATCCGAGTCACGCTGAGTGTCCATCACGCTCGATTGCCGAACAAGCCGGCGAACGCTCGCACCGCTCGGTCGTTGTTGTTCCTCTAAAATTCTTTGCGGTATCGCTTGTGTCGATGTGGTTTGAGCTATTGGAAGTTCGGGTACCTCGTGCATCTCGACGGTTTCTCTTTCCGACAGGTCCTCGTAGGAAGCCGCCGCGGACGAAGGTCTAAGGATAAAAGTCATTGATTCGGACGCGCGTCCTTTCGAACGTAGAAGAAAACGATATAATTTGGAGAAACAATCGGGCGAAGCTTACTTGGTCGGTATGCATCGAATACAATCGGCACAAGTCCAATCCTTCCCAAAGAGTTCTCCCTCCTCCACCGTTTGCGGAAGTCGATGGTGTAGAGTCTCCGGTAACCGTAAACCCGAAAGACCGCCGATCACCGAGACGCAGCCTAAGATCACCAAAGGCAACACTAGATTCTCCTTACCCTGTAAATCAAAGCATATTCTGTAATAAAGAACACTCTCTCGACTcgtctctcgttctttccATTCGTTACATCTCGTTCGGTTCGTTACGTTTCACGCGCGTAAAATTCATCTTCGACGAAAGGAATCGTATTTGAATGTAACTTACCAGATACGTAACGAACGGTATGATGATCAGACCAAGCCCGCTGATGTAAGCGGAGAAACCGATCGCAACGCCGCGCAGCTGCGTCGGGTAAAGTTCACCGGCGAAGGGATATATGATCAGAAAGGAGGCCGATATCGCGGACTTCGATAGGAGAAACAGGATCAACGTGGCTACGACGGCGTCtgtaagaaaaaatggaagaaagttgaacgaggaaaggagaaatatAGCCTACGGTTAGAGTACTTTGCagtttcatcgatcgatggGAATCGCTATTACCCGGAGAGAGTAGAACCGTGGCTATGCAGGAGACACCGGCGACGACCATGCAGAGGCACAGCGGCCATCTGCGACCCCACCTATCCATGACTACCCAACAAGCCATGTAACTGGGAATTTCGGCCAACGAGGAGAACAGGAAGCTGAGGTGTTCTTCGCTACCGAGAGCAGGTCCGTAATAAGACAGTCCAACGTATACCATGTTATTGGCGAACctgacgatcgatcgatcgatcgatcgaacgaaaaaagaaaaagagatcaagGAGAGAAACTGGCGTATCGTTGAGACGTCGTACGGACGACGCGTTAGAGAAAATATCGTATAAGAGCGTAAACTATGGCGCACCAATTTAACGTGATGAGGCAGGTCTTCAAACGCATGTTCGGTGTTTTAAAGAGAGACAAGACGCCGGGTCCGCTCCGTAGTCTTTCCTCCTCGCTCTTCGATCTCGACATCGTCATACGTTGACGGAGCTTCTGCGTGAACGAGGTTGGAAGTTCCTTTCCGTTGACACGTGCCAATTTTTCGAGGATATCGTTCGCCTCGACCAAACGACCCTTCGCCAATAGCCAGCGAGGAGATTCCGGAAGGAACCTACgacaattttcttcgttttttcttcgcgACCGCTTCCGCGAGAATTACGAGCTCGTAGAATCGATAACGATCGGCATCCGATCACGCTTACCACCAGTAAGTGAAATACAGTAGAAAGGGCGCGCTCGTCGTAATCGCGAGTGTCCTCCAATCTCTTATCAAGTACGTAACGCCTGCCAGCATGCACAGGCCCATCGTGTAGAAGCTGCACGTCATCACTGtcacgaacgatcgataattagGACCGACCAACTCCAAAGCTAGAAGGAAAGATTTTCGTCACATTTCGCATTTCTTCCGTCGTACGCGCAACGGATTCTCGCGATACGTATTACTTACATATGATAAAGGGTATTTGATAGATAGCGGGTATAGTCAAACCAACTACCATTCGCGTAGCCGCCCATGTCCAAAAGCTGTTGGATATGGACGTGAGAAAACCACCGGTGATCAACGTCGCCAAACACGTGAAGAAAGACAGTCTACGACCGATTCTGTAAATATAGAGCATCGTTCTAAGGGAACGAAAATAGATTTAACGACGACGAATGGAGGATTTACTAAGGACGTTACGCGAAATAATCTCATGCGTCTTGTTTCGAGCTTCAAGTTTCGGCCGGACAACGTTCGGTCAAACGCATTCCTCGGGGAGAAGGAGATAGGAGAAAAGAATTCGCTCGGAACGGGTGTTCGTTCCTcgttaataaacaaaaagcttcagaaaaatttcaagatacgTGCTAGGATTAAAACTGTAATTACCTGTCGTTCAAAGTACCAAAAAGATAAACTCCTATAGGTCCGCCGGTATTAAGTGCGACCAGACCGATCGTTGGATAAATAGCACGTTCGCAAACGAGATCAAACTGTAACGCATTTAGAATCGTTTTAATCCGAACGTCGATAGTCGGACGATAGCGTAAGCGTCTTTACGTACGTCGATGACTATGGATGACGTGACCTCCGAAGTCTCGTATTCCCAACCGTGATCGCAAGGTACGACGGACCACGAGGAGTTGGTCCTCGAGTTGGACGCGTTCTCCGTCGTCCAGTCGACGTCGTACCGCGTGCATTGGCTGTACGTCTCGTTGTCGTCCTGCCGTGATAATGACGTTTCGATACAGTCCTCGAAAATAAATCTGCTTATCGTATCTTCGTATCGGCCGAGTACGAGTACTTGGATACGAGTACTAGGACTCGTCTACGATACAGGGTATAATCTTTGCCCTCGAGGAGAGTCGGGTACAACGGGTAATGAGGTAAGAAAGTAGGATATCGCCAAGGTTACAAAATGGTACGATTCTGCGATACGTTGTAATACTGTGCCTCGCACTGGATCGAAACGACGAAGCGATGTcgttaataaatttcgtttcgtGCTACGGGAATACTGTACACTACTTCGTACTGTGGATAGACGTGGTTAAGCCTAAGCGCGTTTGGGCAAGTACGAGGTGAGAGAGCCGTTTACGAGCGAAAAGAATACATCGTTTCGACTATACAGGGCACCTGACTGGTAGGAATGGCGAGTCTCCTTCTCCGAGAAATATCCATATTTTCCAGTCCAGGTACTTTGCACCAATGCGCCGGTGTGTCCGCCATGAATAACTGATTGAAGGCGCAAAAGCCGCAAGGCAAGCACGCCGGCAGGCATACGAGCCAGAGCAGCTGCTTCTGATAACGGCCGAATTCACCGACGATCGGCAAGAGATCGTCGAGATCGAATCCTTCCTATGACATCAGGGACGGTCTACTTTTAACCGTTAAGCATACCTTCCGATTCGATCGTACGAACGAATACGTTGATTTCTCCTAACTTGTCCGACATTGGAACGGATTACGTATGACGTACGGATGATCGAGAgagacgaaataaataaaaataaaaagatatctcAAAGGTGAAGATACACGAAGCAAGGCATCGATGATTTATCTACTTACTTCGTCGTTgctctttttcgtcttttcatCGACGGCGGTGGCATCCTGCCGCTGGTAATCATCGGCTTGCTGCATTTTCGCGAACTTTGGGACTAGTTCGCGTTACCAAAAGCTCGGCGATACCTTAGAACGGAGTCACGTGAGATGCATTAGCCCCCTCCCGAGGAAGATTCGAGGGAGATGTCAGGTGTTGCATCttgctctttttcctttccaccCTCGCGCACGACGATGCACTTGGCTTCGCCTACACCGTTTTCTGCTTGGACACGGAACCAAAACGTCAATCTACCgattttccttccctttctctctctctcgctctctcgctctctctctctctctctccctctctcttactttcttactctcttctaccctctcattctctttcttccataCAAGCAAGCActttctcaatctctcttactcttctctCGATTCTTTGCGACCAGCCTCGACCGTGCGAAAAGCGATAAAAGTTTGGGATCGATGCAAGGTGACCGAGATATTTCGACCGTCGCGTAGTTCTCAAAATTTAAACGTCTCATAGAGCGTTCGTCGTCCTAGGGAAAAAGTGCTTCGAAAGCAGGTACacgttttcaaatatttctccaATGGTCGTGTGTTCATATGCTACCTGATGACGTGGATGAGAGCAAAATTGTTGAGTGTAGAAGGATGACTTACCAAAAGAGATCGTTCGTCCGAAATGTAGCACGTTGCATTCCACGCGATTTTCTTCGGCGTATATACAACGTAagaacgttcgaacgaaaacgaaatGATCGAGAGAAACGATCACGTCGATTTTACGAGAGCTTCTACGAATCGGACGAAACGATTATCGGcctttaaacgattttaatcgaacgaataagAATGGAACGGTAAAGTCGTTGTTGTGCAGCGCACGTAcgaaaggtagagagaaaacCTGGCAAGTGCATCGGAACGATGGGAGACGATACGTGTAGCATGCCCTTCTAATTCAATTGGGTTAAGGGTATTTAGAGGAGATTAGGAACACTGCTGACATACGCTATGTAGCAGCCCCGATTCGCCGTTCGACATTTTGAAgtctcgcgcgcgcgctctctctctctctcccttcctctcgagaaaaatttgtaCGATTATTTTCCTAGATGTGTACGATCGATTCTAAAATCAGAGGAGAGCCAAATAACAAAGGTTTGAATTTAATGCAGAAGTCGATGcgtcgtaaaaaagaaagaataatccTTGGTAATAATGATGGGCACCACCGTCGttcgtgtgtacgtgtatttcgaacgaaattttatttccggACAAATCTCTGCgtcggaggaaaaaagaagaatcatgCAAAGACGTGGAAGCAATTTGCATTCCATTGATCGTgaaatcttctctcttttcttttttcttttctttcttcttgtttcgaTTAAAGAGTACAATAGATTTACGTAAACgcttttttttgcttcctatttcttttttcttcgttctgtTCGTGTAAGTGTCGTAAGGATAATAAATCGAGGTGGTGAATTAGCTGTTGTTATGACTTGGAATTATATGGCACTGTCGCTTGGCGATTCGTATAATCCGTTCTTACACTCGATGGTACAATCGGTCGCATTAACGTTTACGCGCGATGATATGCCACTGTTTTGTTTGATACGATTGCGCAACGATAATCCATTCCGTAGAAAAAAATCTCTGCCAAGCTTTTCTCCCTTCCACGCTAATCGATGTTGCGCGCGACCCGTTTTTCTCGCCGCGAGAAAGACGAGATATATCGTTAATGCGACCGATTATACGCGTTAGGCACACTTTCCCCAACAATTGTTCacaatcatcatcatcagcatCATCCATCAgcagcatcatcatcatcacaccagcatcatcatcatcatcatcatcatcatcatcatcatcatcatcatcgatcTCACACAAGTAAGCTATGTAGCCGAAGTCGCATAATCGTTGTCAAGTGTAAACCTTCACAAGCACAGACTTCACGAATCACACGACTGTCACAACAAACTcataaaaggaataaaagatataactCGCATCATACGGACATGCCACACCCTCTCCCATAgagacttttctttccttattcctttgcttttctctccttcctatTACTTTTGTTAGACTGCTCGGTATAAAATGTTCggaagagtaaaaaaagaaagcaaagaagggattctctttccttcaaaCCTGTAAAATCTCcaataaacgtataaaataaatcgtgttctttttctctctctcttagtctCACGTAAACGCACGaacgctttctctctttgatcgcactttctccctctctctctttctatttcttgcaCTCTTTCTTCAAGCATACCTCAATATTTCATCCTTATGTCACTATCGATGCGTTTGCCGCTATATAAGAGGAACTCGACGACTAAACGCgttattcttataaataatctcCATATTTCGTAACCGAAAGTGTCATACGAGCAAAATTCGCTTGTTTGATTATCGGATTCTTCGAGAGATACGAATATTTTGGAAGAATCGAAACCCTCGAATCGTCTCGAAAAGGATTCGTCGTTttgacaatatataataaaaaatagaagagtaGGCCATTACCGTCGTGTGTTTGTCACATTGTAAATGCCAATTTCTATTAATCGTATTCCTCCTGAACGGATCTCGACGAAAATTTCTACATCGATCGACCGAGATCCAACAAAAATTTTGGAGAGGGTGAGCAAAAGTGGTGGCAGGCCAAACGGACTCCATTCatcgatttcatttattatactt carries:
- the LOC127066711 gene encoding uncharacterized protein LOC127066711; protein product: MKTQPFHLEVLAVLLLSVIPWPGPSVFKISCPRDRASVVRRIVHKRWMPILKKYQVELPLECPFHESRDIFRPQQRAKHQHRPSQWTCGLCGKSFYAEKHLDAHFDNRHKSNVNTAEDAVCLADYCDIMRCDVLGNRDFESSMDDEDDDGGHLNTDIQVWKENTEQRSTSVVPCSRDLARTYRPSSSSSTDKSCALAATKNDLQRSYCRRADADVLKNHRLADSSSYRRNEIAGPENNSDACDNEDDEDEDDEDDEDDEDDEDDDDEEEEEEEGEEDDEENLVEAALPAVDKRQRRRRMHLRKLKSNCKPEELQKLKLQCEILVRDCIAGLLANLSAREFQEIEGELNRAICWYLSCDKYWEDTKRQQRQTPWYLLATFMALFCTSIYACYYVIWVLFNTADEERLDHTGTLGYNDGSLTSSLHDQSGHGEGRSVDRRKMEGGDDNLSSTNEEMPDHYIYVAYPPELKRRLLESCYNRTTRL
- the LOC127066708 gene encoding carcinine transporter: MQQADDYQRQDATAVDEKTKKSNDEEGFDLDDLLPIVGEFGRYQKQLLWLVCLPACLPCGFCAFNQLFMADTPAHWCKVPGLENMDISRRRRLAIPTSQDDNETYSQCTRYDVDWTTENASNSRTNSSWSVVPCDHGWEYETSEVTSSIVIDFDLVCERAIYPTIGLVALNTGGPIGVYLFGTLNDRIGRRLSFFTCLATLITGGFLTSISNSFWTWAATRMVVGLTIPAIYQIPFIISLELVGPNYRSFVTVMTCSFYTMGLCMLAGVTYLIRDWRTLAITTSAPFLLYFTYWWFLPESPRWLLAKGRLVEANDILEKLARVNGKELPTSFTQKLRQRMTMSRSKSEEERLRSGPGVLSLFKTPNMRLKTCLITLNWFANNMVYVGLSYYGPALGSEEHLSFLFSSLAEIPSYMACWVVMDRWGRRWPLCLCMVVAGVSCIATVLLSPDAVVATLILFLLSKSAISASFLIIYPFAGELYPTQLRGVAIGFSAYISGLGLIIIPFVTYLGKENLVLPLVILGCVSVIGGLSGLRLPETLHHRLPQTVEEGELFGKDWTCADCIRCIPTKPSSAAASYEDLSERETVEMHEVPELPIAQTTSTQAIPQRILEEQQRPSGASVRRLVRQSSVMDTQRDSDGSIKMTYWF